One stretch of Pseudoramibacter sp. DNA includes these proteins:
- the galE gene encoding UDP-glucose 4-epimerase GalE: protein MKILLAGGAGYIGSHTALALLNSGHDVVIADNYYNASPEAVRRVEKLTGKPVTLYEADVQDRDAMMKIFKENDIDCVIHFAGLKAVGESVKKPLLYYRNNIDTTLTLLECMEATGVKNFVFSSSATVYGAENAIPYVETMHRGSCSNPYGWTKYMMEQILTDAVAADPDMNLVLLRYFNPIGAHESGMIGEDPKGIPNNLMPYISQVAVGKLDHLTIFGNDYDTPDGTCRRDYIHVMDLAEGHVKAVEYIADHPGTNIFNLGTGTPYSVLEIVKAFEKANDLKIKYEFGPRRAGDLPEFWANADKAKKVLGWTATRTLEDMCRDSWNWQKQNPNGYRD, encoded by the coding sequence ATGAAAATATTACTCGCTGGCGGTGCTGGCTATATTGGCAGTCATACAGCTTTGGCTTTGCTCAACAGCGGCCACGACGTCGTGATCGCAGACAATTATTACAACGCGTCGCCGGAAGCAGTGCGCCGGGTGGAAAAACTGACGGGCAAGCCGGTGACCTTGTACGAAGCGGACGTCCAGGACCGGGACGCCATGATGAAAATCTTTAAGGAAAACGACATCGACTGCGTCATCCATTTCGCAGGCCTTAAAGCTGTGGGCGAATCGGTGAAAAAACCGCTGCTCTATTACCGCAACAACATCGACACGACCCTGACGCTTTTGGAATGCATGGAAGCGACCGGGGTGAAGAACTTCGTGTTCTCGTCATCAGCGACGGTGTATGGCGCGGAAAACGCGATTCCATACGTCGAAACGATGCACCGGGGCAGCTGCTCGAACCCCTACGGCTGGACCAAGTACATGATGGAACAGATTCTCACCGACGCGGTGGCTGCTGATCCGGACATGAATCTCGTGCTGCTGCGCTACTTCAATCCCATCGGCGCCCACGAAAGCGGCATGATCGGCGAAGATCCCAAGGGGATTCCCAACAACCTGATGCCCTATATTTCCCAGGTGGCTGTGGGCAAGCTGGATCACCTGACGATTTTCGGCAACGACTACGACACGCCGGACGGCACGTGCCGCCGGGACTACATCCACGTGATGGATCTCGCCGAAGGTCACGTCAAGGCCGTGGAATACATCGCGGATCATCCGGGAACGAATATCTTTAATTTGGGCACGGGCACCCCGTATTCCGTCTTGGAAATCGTCAAAGCTTTTGAAAAGGCCAATGACCTCAAAATCAAATACGAATTCGGGCCGAGACGCGCCGGCGACCTGCCGGAATTCTGGGCCAACGCAGACAAAGCGAAAAAAGTGTTGGGCTGGACGGCGACTCGCACCCTCGAAGACATGTGTCGGGATTCGTGGAATTGGCAGAAACAGAACCCCAACGGGTACAGAGATTAA
- a CDS encoding acyltransferase family protein: MERVKWIDNARAIGILLIITGHTIGLYFGHTVFYAIYTVNVSIFFFLSGYLHRQKPIQKVISGGFDNLLLPYIITSVLMIIFSMIAVKRPNHFLQPYFPTFRQGVIAACYGIGTATTVIGKTQVNIMAIGAIWFLPCMFVANLLYTGLRNLTDRYHFSDLACTVLFAGFCALGFVLTEKFNLYLPWSIPAALVSMFFYWTGEWMHRYHLIQKGKWFHAVFAFIVWGLSARISTFWLNTATADNPAIAVIGSVAGCYAICYVSLWLEKCFKEFTKWFSKLGELSLIVLCTHILDLNTLKTFRVMDKLCGALKISSMKFYTTGLILCRVVLAVIAIAVIPHIPVIRSFFMYRQYPLIKKDKQRA, translated from the coding sequence ATGGAGCGGGTAAAATGGATTGACAATGCCAGAGCCATTGGCATTTTATTGATTATCACAGGACATACCATTGGCTTGTATTTTGGGCACACTGTTTTTTATGCGATTTATACGGTCAACGTTTCGATTTTTTTCTTTCTGTCAGGCTATCTGCACCGGCAGAAACCGATCCAAAAAGTCATTTCAGGTGGGTTTGATAATCTTTTACTGCCCTACATCATTACCAGTGTTTTGATGATCATCTTTTCGATGATTGCGGTAAAAAGACCGAATCATTTTTTGCAGCCTTATTTTCCAACCTTTCGTCAAGGCGTAATCGCGGCTTGTTACGGTATTGGTACAGCAACAACGGTTATCGGGAAGACACAGGTGAATATTATGGCGATAGGCGCCATTTGGTTTCTGCCGTGTATGTTTGTGGCGAACTTACTGTACACGGGATTGAGGAATTTAACAGATCGGTACCATTTTTCAGATTTGGCTTGTACGGTGCTTTTTGCAGGTTTTTGCGCTCTAGGGTTTGTCTTAACCGAAAAATTTAATCTGTATTTGCCCTGGTCCATCCCGGCCGCCCTGGTCAGCATGTTTTTTTACTGGACCGGAGAATGGATGCATCGTTATCATCTGATTCAAAAAGGAAAGTGGTTTCATGCTGTTTTTGCCTTTATCGTCTGGGGGCTTTCTGCTAGAATCAGTACGTTTTGGCTGAATACGGCGACAGCAGACAATCCAGCGATTGCGGTTATTGGCAGTGTAGCCGGGTGCTATGCGATTTGCTATGTGAGCCTTTGGCTTGAAAAATGTTTTAAAGAATTTACAAAATGGTTCTCAAAATTAGGAGAACTCTCACTCATTGTTTTGTGCACCCATATTCTTGACTTAAATACATTAAAGACGTTTCGCGTTATGGACAAGCTTTGCGGAGCACTTAAAATCAGCAGCATGAAGTTTTATACTACAGGTTTAATTCTTTGCCGCGTCGTTCTGGCAGTTATAGCTATTGCAGTGATCCCGCATATTCCAGTGATTCGGTCGTTTTTCATGTACCGTCAGTATCCACTTATCAAAAAAGACAAGCAAAGGGCATAA
- the polA gene encoding DNA polymerase I has translation MAAKQKAILIDGNSILFRMFYGIRGMANSKGVPTNAVYGFVKLLQQIQNEMRPDFLGVAFDLPEPTFRHEKFDDYKAGRDKMPDELITQLELMKKLLNEMQVPVLTLPGYEADDIVGTVAKAFAHRDDPVLAQIITGDRDSFQLVEDNIHILYTTTRSGSQFVEMDPAAIEDKYGVEPADLIQVKALMGDTSDNIPGIKGIGEKTALKFVKKYKTVDGLYAHIDELKGKQKEKVEAGKDNAYLSLFLGRIDVKAPVKTDDKALAMNDLFNPEVMATLKELEFSSIIRSVERTKGQPQTLGTDGGEAVPFSHLDSEKDLYFLQLQIAKWDRIALHLREEEDAAYLAVSNFKTIWVIDDPKLIHRFIHEFDDLPNADDLAVTGHDLKTLIHAFEAEGASVANLGFDTYIAAYLLEPTDRRYALSDLARKYLDRSIPDEESLFGKGKKRKKLGDLAPEVMAPQMAKECQVLIDLEKELRQCLEEQGMTRLYEDIEMPLIEVLASMESIGFQIDVDQLKDLSKTFESRIHDLTDQIYNAAGREFNINSTKQLGQVLFEELQLPAIKKTKTGYSTSVEVLEQLAPYHDIVPAILEYRTVTKLDSTYGAGLIKYVDPKTQRVYSHFNQTVTATGRISSSDPNLQNIPVRTDLGREIRKVFIPESPDRTLLDADYSQIELRVLAHLTGDENLIQSFKREEDIHARTASEIFGVPLEEVTREQRSHAKAVNFGLIYGKQAFSLGKELGISRQQAQNYIDMYFARYPKVQAYMENIVASAKEKGYVTTLFGRRRNIPEIQSRNGMIRKSGERIALNTPIQGTAADIMKMAMIRVYKRLQKESLRSHLILQIHDELIIDAPKDEADDVLALLIEEMENTVQLAVPLVVDAHEGDSWYAIK, from the coding sequence ATGGCGGCAAAGCAAAAGGCCATATTAATCGACGGCAACAGCATTTTATTCCGGATGTTTTACGGCATTCGCGGCATGGCGAATTCCAAAGGGGTGCCGACCAACGCGGTGTATGGCTTTGTGAAGCTGCTCCAGCAGATTCAGAATGAGATGCGGCCCGATTTTCTCGGGGTGGCCTTTGATTTGCCGGAACCGACTTTCCGCCACGAAAAATTCGACGACTACAAGGCTGGCCGGGACAAAATGCCCGATGAGCTGATCACCCAGCTGGAGCTGATGAAAAAGCTGCTCAATGAAATGCAGGTGCCGGTGCTGACCCTGCCGGGGTACGAAGCGGACGATATCGTCGGAACGGTGGCCAAGGCCTTCGCCCACCGGGACGATCCGGTGCTGGCCCAGATCATCACCGGGGATCGGGACTCCTTCCAGCTCGTCGAAGACAACATCCACATTTTGTACACGACGACCCGGAGCGGTTCCCAATTTGTGGAAATGGACCCGGCGGCCATTGAAGACAAGTACGGGGTGGAACCGGCGGACCTCATTCAGGTGAAGGCCCTCATGGGAGACACCTCGGACAATATCCCCGGCATCAAGGGCATTGGGGAAAAGACGGCTCTGAAATTCGTTAAAAAATACAAGACCGTGGACGGCCTGTACGCTCACATCGACGAGCTCAAAGGCAAGCAGAAAGAAAAAGTGGAAGCAGGAAAGGACAACGCCTATTTGAGTCTGTTCCTCGGGCGCATCGACGTTAAGGCGCCGGTCAAAACAGACGACAAAGCCCTGGCGATGAATGATCTCTTTAATCCGGAGGTTATGGCGACGTTAAAAGAATTGGAATTTTCGTCGATCATCCGCAGCGTGGAACGCACCAAAGGCCAGCCCCAAACTTTGGGCACTGATGGGGGAGAAGCGGTGCCTTTTTCTCACCTCGACTCTGAAAAGGATCTGTATTTCCTTCAGCTGCAGATCGCAAAATGGGACCGGATCGCCTTGCACCTTCGGGAAGAAGAAGACGCGGCGTATCTGGCGGTCAGTAACTTCAAGACAATCTGGGTCATCGATGATCCCAAGCTCATTCACCGTTTTATCCATGAATTTGACGATCTGCCCAACGCCGACGACCTGGCCGTCACCGGCCACGACCTGAAGACGTTGATCCACGCTTTTGAAGCTGAAGGGGCATCTGTGGCGAATCTCGGCTTTGACACCTACATCGCAGCCTATCTGCTGGAACCGACGGACCGGCGCTACGCCCTGTCGGACCTGGCCCGCAAATACCTCGACCGCAGCATCCCTGACGAAGAAAGTTTGTTCGGCAAGGGAAAAAAGCGGAAAAAGCTCGGGGATCTCGCGCCGGAAGTGATGGCGCCCCAGATGGCCAAAGAATGCCAGGTTCTCATCGATTTGGAAAAAGAACTGCGCCAATGCCTCGAAGAACAGGGCATGACTCGGCTTTACGAAGACATCGAAATGCCGCTGATTGAAGTCCTGGCGTCCATGGAAAGCATCGGCTTTCAGATCGATGTGGACCAGCTCAAGGATTTGTCAAAAACCTTTGAAAGCCGGATTCACGATCTGACCGATCAGATTTACAACGCGGCAGGCCGCGAATTCAACATCAACTCCACGAAGCAGCTGGGCCAGGTGCTGTTTGAAGAACTTCAGCTGCCGGCCATCAAAAAGACGAAAACCGGCTATTCGACGTCGGTGGAAGTGCTGGAACAGCTGGCCCCTTATCACGACATCGTGCCGGCGATTCTCGAGTATCGGACGGTCACAAAGCTGGACTCCACTTACGGTGCCGGCCTGATTAAATACGTCGATCCGAAGACCCAACGGGTGTACTCCCATTTCAACCAGACGGTGACGGCGACGGGGCGGATTTCATCGTCGGACCCCAACCTTCAGAACATTCCGGTGCGCACGGACCTCGGCCGGGAAATCCGGAAGGTCTTTATTCCCGAAAGTCCGGACCGGACCCTCCTCGACGCCGACTATTCCCAGATTGAACTCCGGGTGCTGGCCCATTTGACCGGTGACGAAAATCTGATCCAGTCCTTCAAGCGGGAAGAAGACATTCACGCCCGGACGGCCTCTGAAATTTTCGGCGTGCCCCTCGAAGAGGTTACCCGGGAACAGCGCAGCCACGCGAAGGCGGTCAACTTCGGCCTGATTTACGGCAAGCAGGCCTTCAGCCTCGGGAAGGAGCTGGGGATCAGTCGCCAGCAGGCCCAGAACTACATCGACATGTATTTCGCCCGCTACCCGAAAGTGCAGGCTTATATGGAAAACATCGTGGCCTCGGCCAAGGAAAAGGGCTACGTCACGACGCTGTTCGGGCGCCGGCGCAACATTCCGGAAATTCAGTCCCGTAACGGCATGATCCGCAAAAGCGGCGAGCGCATCGCGCTGAACACGCCGATCCAGGGCACGGCGGCGGACATCATGAAAATGGCCATGATCCGCGTGTACAAGCGCCTGCAGAAAGAAAGTCTGCGCTCTCACCTGATTCTGCAGATTCACGATGAACTCATCATCGACGCGCCGAAGGACGAAGCGGACGACGTGCTGGCCCTTTTGATCGAAGAAATGGAAAATACGGTGCAGCTGGCCGTGCCGTTGGTGGTCGACGCTCATGAAGGAGATTCGTGGTATGCCATCAAATAA
- a CDS encoding S-methyl-5-thioribose kinase yields the protein MDYKNLTPESTAAYIKNETDLFPEDADLDVYEIGSSGNNANDGDGFINFVFRISDTKTHHSVILKQARDYARTFKGDTPFIPERNATEAKLMAIKSAITPDYIPEIYRVDETNHLYICEDCGNLKIWRFALDDGKIYPKIPKMVGELVAKNNFYTSELYLEPEVHQKLEATFNNATMRNLFENILFLHIITTPEEKDPVRLEMADVIWEDHTFCTEMLKLRHIYMAKSECLIHSDLHTSNIMVDADHMKTIDMEYAFMGPCSADSGYLIGNFLYQYLRWFYCPATEDSTPEEMRAYALDCIRDFLNTYFDVFKACWAKDVRKIYQGFDDYRDYLLDRYFHETVGFIGCQIMSRIGRDTATPDIDTIPDKNDQYEACRILLLIAQYLVLHREEIADTDALIKTVVELTETSRKALH from the coding sequence ATGGATTACAAAAATTTAACACCGGAAAGCACAGCAGCTTACATCAAAAACGAAACCGACTTGTTTCCAGAAGACGCAGACTTAGACGTCTACGAAATTGGCAGCAGCGGCAACAACGCTAACGATGGCGACGGTTTTATTAACTTTGTCTTCCGCATTTCCGACACCAAAACCCATCACTCCGTGATCCTCAAACAGGCCCGGGACTACGCCCGGACTTTTAAAGGTGACACTCCTTTTATTCCCGAACGCAACGCGACTGAAGCGAAGCTCATGGCCATCAAATCGGCCATCACCCCGGATTACATCCCAGAAATCTACCGCGTCGACGAAACCAACCATCTTTATATCTGCGAAGACTGCGGCAATCTCAAGATCTGGCGTTTCGCCCTCGACGACGGCAAAATTTATCCGAAAATTCCGAAGATGGTCGGCGAACTCGTGGCCAAAAACAACTTCTACACCTCGGAGCTTTATTTAGAGCCTGAAGTGCATCAGAAGCTCGAAGCCACGTTCAATAACGCGACCATGCGCAACCTTTTCGAAAATATTTTATTCCTGCACATTATCACCACACCTGAGGAAAAAGACCCAGTCCGCCTCGAAATGGCCGACGTCATCTGGGAAGACCACACGTTTTGCACGGAAATGCTCAAGCTCCGCCATATTTACATGGCCAAGTCGGAATGCCTGATCCATTCGGATCTGCACACGTCCAACATCATGGTCGACGCCGACCACATGAAGACCATCGACATGGAATACGCCTTCATGGGACCGTGCTCCGCCGATTCGGGCTACCTCATCGGCAATTTCCTGTATCAGTACCTCCGCTGGTTCTACTGCCCGGCCACTGAAGACAGCACACCGGAAGAAATGCGGGCCTACGCCCTCGACTGCATCCGGGATTTCTTAAACACGTATTTCGACGTCTTCAAGGCCTGCTGGGCCAAAGACGTCCGGAAGATTTATCAGGGCTTTGACGATTACCGGGATTATCTCCTCGACCGCTACTTCCACGAAACCGTCGGCTTTATCGGCTGCCAAATCATGAGCCGCATCGGTCGGGACACCGCGACCCCGGACATCGACACCATCCCGGACAAAAACGACCAGTACGAAGCCTGCCGAATTCTGCTGCTCATCGCCCAGTACCTGGTGCTGCACCGGGAAGAAATCGCCGATACCGACGCTCTGATCAAGACGGTCGTTGAACTCACTGAAACGTCGAGGAAAGCGCTGCATTAG